The Oncorhynchus mykiss isolate Arlee chromosome 22, USDA_OmykA_1.1, whole genome shotgun sequence sequence catagataataaacagagagtagcagcagagtaaaagaggACCCATGCTGTAGAAATTTTTTtgggatctgaggacccatgccaagtcttttcagtctcctgagggggaataggctttgtcgtgccctattcacaactgtcttagtgtgtttggaccatgatagtttgttggtgatgtggactccaaggaacttggaaactctcaacctgctccactacagccccgtcgatgagaataggTGTGTGCTCGGTTCTCCCTTTCCAGtagtccactatcatctcctttgtcttgaccacgttgagggataggttgttatcctggcaccacacggccaggtctctgacctcctccctataggctgtctcatcgttgtcggtgatcaggcctaccactgttgagtcatctgcaaacttaatgatggtgttggagttgtgcctaaccatgcagtcatgagtgaacagggaaaacaggaggggactgagtacgcacccatgaggggcccccgtgttgaggatcagcgtggcagatgtgttgttacctacccttaccacctgggggctacagacatgagtgctatgggtcggtagtcatttaggcaggttaccttagtgttcttgagcacatggactatggtggtctgcttgaaacatgttggttttacagactcagtcagggacaggttgaaaatgtcagtgaagacacttgccagttggtcagctcggagtacaagtcctggtaatccatctggcccagcggccttgtgaatgttgacctgtttaaaggtcttactcacatcggctacggagagcgttatcacacagtcgcccggaacagctgatgctctcatgcatgttacttgcctcgaagcgagcatagaagtaatttagttaatctggtaggctcgtgtcactgggaagctcgcagctgtgcttccctttgtagtctgtaatagcttgcaagccctgccacatccgacgagcgtcagagccggtgtagtacgattcaatcttagtcctgtattgacgctttgcctgtttgatggtttgtcagagggcatagcaggatttattATATGCTTCCGAGTTAGTCTTGCTACTTTCagtgtggggacgatgtcatttatgcacttattgatgaagccagtgactgatgtggtgtactcctcaatgccatttgaAGAAGAcccgtagcttagcatctgcttaatCTGACCtggtcactggtgcttcctgctttcattttttcttgtaagcaggaattaggaggatacaattatggtcagatttgccaaatggagggcgagggagagctttgtacgagtctctgtgtgtggagtaaaagtggtctagagtttttttcccctctggttgcacatttaacatgctggtagaaatgaggtcaaacagatttaagttttcctgcattaaagtccccggccactaggagcgccgcctctgaaTGAGTgtcttcctgtttgcttattgccgtatacagctcattgagtgcggtcttagtgccagcatcggtttgtggtggtaaatagacagctacaaagaatattgatgaaaactcttggtaaatagtgtggtctacagcttatcttgAGATAATTTACCTCAggcccgccttatctcagctcactggtcaccatagtaacacccacctgtagcacactttccagcaggtatatttcactggtcatcctcatccccatccaccacactTCCTTTGaacgcctttccttccagttctctgctgccaatgactggaacgaattgcaaaaatcactgaagctggagtcttatatctcctctctaactttaagcatcagctgtcagagcagtttaccgatcactgcacctgtacacagccaatctgtaaatagcacacccaactacctcatccccatattcttacttaccctcttgcaccccagtatctctacttgcacatcttcaTCTGCACAttaatcactccagtgttaaaactaaattgtaattatttatttattgccttacctccctactcctTCTACATTtaaacacactgtacatagatgtttctattgtgttattgactgtacttttgtttatgtgtaactgtgttgtttttgtcgcactgctttgctttaccttggccaggtcacagttgtaaatgagaacttgttctcaactggcctacctggttaaataaaggtgaactggcctacctggttaaataaaggtgaactggcctacctggttaaataaaggtgaactggcctacctggttaaataaaggtgaactggcctacctggttaaataaaggtgaactggcctacctggttaaataaaggtgaactggcctacctggttaaataaaggtgaactggcctacctggttaaataaaggtgaactggcctacctggttaaataaaggtgaactggcctacctggttaaataaaggtgaaatgtaaataataataataataataacgcgAAAAAagacacaatagcacaattggttgagAGATAATAAAACTGTTCCATCTTGCTACCTTGGTTTTATCAATTGAATAACAGGTTTCCCCCTAGATTAAGACTAAACCTGAGTTTAGTCATGTGTAGGAGGTGAGTCTACTTAGTTGTTTTAACCAGATGCATTTCTtttgtgagaaaaaaatatagTCATCAGACTCCCATTTAAGGGGCGGTATGCAACAAGGTATCATGAAACAACACAGAGGCAACTTTTGGGgcagtttcctggacacagattaagcctagtcctggatttAAAAGCAAacacaaaaatgttttttttggtcAAGGCTTAAAATGTGTGTCCAGGAAAGGAAACCTTACTCTATCTCACAGCTCTGTTGTGTTACTGGCGCTTAGAATTGTTTTGGTTGGCTTGTTTTAAAAGTGCTGTTTCTTCACCTAATACAGTTGTTTTTTAGTCTGTTGTTTGAGTTGCTGCACATTCTGAGAGGGAAGTCCAAATGCAGCTACTCAAAGTCTGTCTGTTTTTAAACAAAGAGATTATTTTTGAaaaattatgtttttatttaCACTAAATTTGCAGAATCGACCAGGAAATGAAAGCATATATTTTTTACAAGCCCCAGTTCCTTATTTGTAGTCCAGACCTCCTCTGAGTTACAGATAATGGTAGCTAACATGGTATCTTAGTACATTTTTACTATTCATAAAGATCAGAGAACTAACCAGTATGTTTCACAAGTATTTTGTGGATAAATACTTCACTCCACCAATCTAGTTTTTAACAAAATAGTTACTGAGTTACAACTTGAAGTCATTCAGCTGTTCATCCAAATAGTTACGTCATCCTCTTTTTGAGGCAGTCCGTGAAAGGGGCCTCGAAAGGGAGGATTCAGTCATTTGTGAATGTACACAGATCACTCATCTCTGCATGAATGTAGTGTGGTGTTGAAGTTTCAGTGACAACATGAAAAGAGACTCTGGGAAAATCATAAATACCTGTATCTTTTTTCCTCAAAAGGGATTCTACAATAACATATTTTATGACACTCTAATCCATCCTGTATGAGGAAAGAGTCTATAAAATGTCCCATGTATATAGAGACTTTGAACATAGGTCACTTCATATACTATTGTTTACtcactgtgtatactgtattcacaacataaaaaaataaaaaaaacatttttatttatttaattaggcatagACCATTCTAATATACTTACTATTGTACATACCATTATATTTTCCGAATTTATATACTGTTTAAAAACACCACGTATTTAAATTCTGCATTCTGACACTGCTCACTCTAATATATCTATATTGGATTGTTAATTGGACTCGTTCTGACATTTCTTGATTTCTTGTTTAGATTTATAGATTATCTGTACCGTATTTGCTagacattctactgcactgttggagctaataATCGGTGTTCGCGACCAATTCGATTTTCGAAAATAATAAGGCTTTGTATGCCTATGTTTCAAGATTTCTTTACTCTTCTAGACTGTAAGTGATatttgtgggtggttgtgtgGGCCATTCTTCATCCTCTCCAGAGCCATAATGTATCACCTGTGGTTTTGTGTACTCACTACCCAGACCTTGTGACTTTAAAGGCTTTCGTGGTCATGGATTAATGCTGGATTTGACGTGACACCCATGAGGCAATTAGGGTTAAAGACTTCTCAGctgcactgcagagagagagagagagagagaatgtttgtTATAACTATTTCTGAACTTAAAGATAATAGGTCATGTGAATTATATAATTAAACATTGTTTTGGGGGGGATTTTTTTGTGGCCATGTTTAACACTTGATTTGGTCCACAAAGTTACAACTCAATTACTTCTGCTCATTCCATTTACAAGAGTTATCTATGTCGAAATCTACACCAAGCTCCGAAATCTTTCCCACACCACATCCTCTTTGCACTCCCTTCCACTTTGTTAGTCATCTGATCTGTCTCTCtttacatcctctctctctgttctgtttatGTTACCCAGTCTCTCTGAAAGTATCATTGACCTTCTTCTTTTAGGCAACAAATAGGCACATACTCAGAGCTTTCCTTGTGACCTAATATGTTGGGTTAATGCAATCTCACAAGTCCTTTGTGAAATGTTTCCTTCTGAATATAATGTCTGTGTAATGGATGTTAAGACGGCCCAAGGGGAGACCAGCGTAGTTTATCTCTGGACATTCCTGACTGAACAGGCAGGCATCTAATAACCTCCAGACTCTgcgagtgtcacgttctgaccttagttccgttttgtctttgttttagtatggtcagggcgtgagttgggtgggcagtctgtgtgtttttctatgttgtggttttgaGTTCGGcccagtatggttctcaatcagaggcagctgtcaatcgttgtccctgattgagaatcttacttaggtagcctgggtttcacttttgagtggggggtgtttgtttccgtgtgtgtgtttgggccacacggtactgtttcggttttgtaaattcacgttgtcatttattgtttagtggtctgagttttaattaaaaatcatcatgaacacttaccactctgcgcattggtcctccgatcgttctcgctactcctcctcctcagaagaggaggaagaatgctGTTACAGCGAGGCATACCAGGAGGTCCTAGTGGTGTTGCTACTGTATACACCAGAGAGGACATAGTAAGAACTTTGTCTGAACATATTTGTACCAAACCTTCCTTGCTAGATCTCAAGCTGATATGGTTCTCAAAATACAGTTCTATGGTGCAGTGTGGTTTATCAAATAAAAAGTAGAAAACATTTGTAAATTAAATAATTACGCACGTGTGCAGAAGGTTTGGTTTTCTAGCTATCTGGAAAAGTCATCCAATGTTTTCGGCAACGCAGCCACTCTGTAAAACTCACGTTTTTACTCCCTAAAACTCAGTTTTAATTTTAAGCTGTATCAATGAACATTTCTCCTCAGTGATCAATGATTTCATTTGTTTTTGAGCTAGTGATATTACATTTGATCTGCTGTCCTTTGATTTATTTGGTTGAGACTAATCAAGAGGTACCAGCTGAGAGGCACATCTCCTCTGTGGGtgaataaaaacatatatatatttcatctttatttaactagccaagtcagttaagaacaaagtcttatttacaatgatggcctaccctggctAAACCCTaaccgctgggccaattgtgcgccggccTATGGAactgttgtgatacagcttggaatcaaaccaaggtctgtagtgacgcctctagcactgagatgcagtgccttagaccgctgcgccactcgggagccgtTGGGGAAATGGAGAAGTGCATCTATTATTCATACTGCTTCTTGCTAGTACTACTGTCGTCAGACACCCAGAGGGACGGGGCGtggcactggagagagagagatacagtagctGTACTCCTTCACAGCAGGGAAACATTTCCTTGTTCCTCCTCACTAATCTCCTTTTTTTCATCTGGTCACAGTCTGTGTGGTGCTTTGTGAGTTCCGGTCTAACTTGTTGTCTGTTGGCAGGACATAGACCTGATCGACATCTTGTGGAGGCAGGACATAGATCTGGGTGCGGGGCGCGAGGTGTTTGACTACTGCCAGCGTCAGAAGGAGCACGAGCTGCAGCAGcagagggagcaggaggaggacaagaggctgcagcagcagagggagcaggagaAGGCCCTGCTTGCTCAGCTGCAGCTGGATGAGGAGACGGGGGAGTTTGTGCCCCGCCTTGCGACCAGCGGACAGCCACTGCAGACGGCTACCTCCGCCGCACCCTCTCAAGTCATACAggtaccgtacacacacacacagctgtcagtCATGTCAGGGGCTGGCCACTCCCCtccctgggggggaggggggggtacaGCTGCTCTGTAGCTAGGTAACAACCTCATCCAGTGTAATTAGGGAAACACAGGTGGCTTTGTAGTTTTGcattagtggatttggctgttTAGAAACTGCTCTGTGGAGAGCTTTGTCTAAGGTAGCGCTATGCTCTCTGCAAAGAACTTTAGCGCTATGCTCTCTGCGAAGAACTTTGTCCAAGGTAGCGCAATGCTCTCAGCCATTTTCAAACACAATGTTGAAATGGGTGCAGTGTTAGTATAGAGGGAATTTAGATGAAAACCTGAAGTGCTTTGAATCTTTGCTTTCAGGATGTCAGCTTCACTGTAGATGGGGATGCCATGTCATTTGATGAATGTATGCAACTGCTGGCAGAGACATTTCCTTTGGTAGAGGCAACTGAGGTAAGAATACAGGCTTTCACTATTATCTTAAAAATATACTTACAACGATTTCTAATTAAGCAATGAGGACagaaggggtgtggtatatggccaatataccatggctaagggctgttcttagccacaacgcaacacagagtgcctggacacagatcttaactgtggtatattggccatataccacaaacctcagaggtgccttattgctattttaaactggttaccaaagtaattaTATATTtcttgtcatacccgtggtatacagtctgatataccatggctgtcagccaatcagcattcagggctcaaaccacccagtttctaATGAACAATATATAATGTTGTATGTACCTGTCTTTTACAGTGTTTCCCTCCCTTGTTTGTGTCGTAGACTACCTCTTCCTGTCTGGATGCCGCCGTAGCTCTAGCACCCAACAGCAGTCACATCATGATGAAATCTGATCCGCCAGCTTTGACCCAGCTGCCCTTACTCACAGCCCCACTGCTCTCACAAAGGACCTCCCCAGATTTGGAGCAGGCCTGGATGGAACTTTTGTCCCTCCCTGAGCTGCAGGTACAATACGAATATTCTACCGTCTCTATGGTGTAAACAAGCAGTCAAAAGAATGCACGGATGGCAGCAGCCAGGTATGCATGAGAGGACATATACTCAccttttgttttgtgtgtttgaaTGGGACACAGCGGAAGAAGATACTACTCAGCTAATGCCACTGTGATCAGGTTCCCACATAGCACTGTTGACTCCGAGCAGTGGGAGGGAAAGCCTCAAATGGTGGGAAGCTGCTTGTGTCCTTAAGTAGAACATAAAATAGCTTCTAAGCAGTTAGTAGCAAGAAGGTAGTAGCATGGAAACCAGAAAGAAAACACTTTACTTACAGTACAAAATACAATGCGTAATTTCATGCAAAAAAACATTAGTCAATTTAGGAATCCCACTTTATTTGCAATATTGAACCTGTGCAAAGTTTCAGCTACTCATTGGGAATAAAAAGGTTTGAAACCAAGGTTTAATAAATGATTAGTAAAAACTGAACACCAGCTCATCCATATGATGGTTCTCTACTGCATATTACATTACCGTTACATCTTGATGTCCAATACACTGCATGGGTTACTGGATCTGTTTTGATGCTTCCTAATCTTGTTTTCTAGCAATGTCTGAATATGCAAATGGAGGACACACGGGAGCTGACCGGAGGATATCTGCCCACTAACACCACCCCTGAGGTGCAGGATCCAAACTACAGCTTCTACCCATTGCCCAACCTGGAAGAGGTGGCGTCAAACACAGCAGATGTCTGCCCACCTGAATTCATCAACACCTTTGAGGAGAGCTTTCCCAACATCGCTCCACTGGACCATCTCAATCAGATGACCTTGAAGGCTCCAGACCTCAATACTCATTTCAGTGCAGACACTTTCTGTGACATATTTTACCCAGACGTTGTCAACACAAAAGTGACCAGTGTCACCTTGCCTTGTGGCCAAGGAAATGGAGGTAACTCATTGGCAGAAATACCAAACAAGCCTATTTTTACACCAATGGAATTACAGGACCTTTCTCCTGGAGATACATTTGACAGAGACAACAAACCTGAGATAATGACAGAATGTCCAGATTCTGATTCAGGTGTTTCTGTGGAGGCAAGCTCATACTCTAGCTCTCCTGAGAAATCCATGTATGGGGACCGCTCCTTTGGTGGCTACAGCGATTCAGACATGGATGAGATGGACAGTAACCCTGGGAGTGCACAGTCTGACTACTCCGAGATGTTCTCACTGTCTTTCCAACCAGATGGCCTGCAGACACCTATTTCTGTGTTACCTCAGCAGCGGGACAAAGAGCCCAAACATGGCAAGACTGAGCCAGATGACGAGACTGGCCACAGTGAATCGCCCTTCACCAAAGACAAGAAGAGGAGGCGCTCCGAGAAGCGTCTCTCTAGAGACGAGCAGCGAGCCAAGGCCCTCCAGATCCCCTTCACCGTGGACATGATCATCGACCTGCCTGTGGATGACTTCAACGAGATGATGTCCAAGCACCAGCTCAACGAGGCCCAGCTGGCCCTGGTCAGAGACATCCGCCGGCGGGGCAAGAACAAGGTGGCTGCCCAGAACTGCCGCAAGCGCAAGATGGAGAACATCACGGAGCTGGAATATGACCTGGACTCgctgaaggaggagaaggagcgaCTGCAGACAGAGAAGACCAAGAATGACAGCAGCCTGCGGAAGATGAAGCAGCAGCTCAACACCTTGTACCTGGAGGTGTTCAGTCTGCTGAGGGACGAGGAGGGGAAGCCCTATTCTCCGTTGGAGTACTCCCTCCAGCAGACCACCGATGGCACAGTCTTCCTCGTCCCCCGCATTAAAAAGACACTTAGCAAGAAAAAGGACAGCTAGCACTTCTCTGTTTTACTACATGGTAGAGcattagtaataataatactatgcaaAGAATAACTTTGTAGTTGCTTGGCTTTTAAGCGTTAGTAAAACAGCAGAACTGTTATATAGTTTTTGCCTTCTCTTCTTGAATCTTTAATTATATTTGAGTTATTTTGTACTGGTCTCTATTTTTCCCTGATATTGTTTGTAAATACATTATTTGCTTTTGAGATATGAAAATGTGTATTGTGTATATATCATGTTTTTAGTATGCTAATTATATTGTTGCAATCACTGTTACTTCAAAGTCTGTTTTATAAACTTTATGCTGATTTGCAGCTCCATTTCCTTTTTATGTCCTGACTATTGTGCTTTTTAATGAAATAAACAGTTAAtttagtcagttggtctcttgcTTACTATTCAAATTAGGCCGATTCAGAAATGTACGCCTTTCCTACtaacttctcagtagttggtattcagactaaCAGACTTTTAGTGCATTTATGTAAAGAGATGGTTCAATCCATTAGGATTGAAGTAGGCTACATGTCCGACATTACTGCACAACTTCTAGTACGATTCACTATCGCTAGCTATACTCAGGAACAACCACACGAACATGACAGATGAAAGGAAGGTAGACTAACGACGTGTTGGAATGATGCAAAATGTAAGCAAACGAACActgaagtgacagttataaatgtatgtgggtataactgatgGTGGCTAATATTTAAAGCAATAAATAATGTGAAAAGTCCGGGTATATAATTAAAACAGAAATCATGAATCAACTCTAGATTTGGCGCTCTACCATGATTTGTGTACGGCTACAGAAGCATATAGCTTGGGTCTCTAAATTTCACCCCTTGAAGTTAAAAGGACTTACAATGTAAATTCTACATAATGGCACACCATTTCATAAACGTCACTGTGGGAAAGTTGATATTCTTCAGTTTGCTGTCAGTTGTTTTCAGCGAGCATAACGTAAAACACATGttatatttacaatccccttatGCAAACGGatactcatttacctagctcttatcaatagcgcTTATACATTTGTAAATTCCAAGCAAGGAGAATGGTGTAGATGCTCTTCCAGTTGGAAGCGACAGGTTGCTCGACCTTATTCACCTTTACTGTGgcggaattaagtcaaggtcagaataccgtggctctgtagacacacctctgcCACAACTTCCATTTCTAAATATCTCCACCCCGGAAAGAATAGCTGGTTGAGACATGCGTTACGTCATACccaagttcaaggtcagaataggCATAAAaaaaagtgcataaaaagggaaGTATGGAATATTATGACCTGAATCCTTTAATTCTATAAATTATTGTGTGTAAGCCAAACCACTTTGAGGACATGATTCCACCGGAATTTATTCAGTTATGCAACAGTGTACTCCATTGTTCAGCTACACTTCAAAAGGTCAGCTGGACACACTTCGGGAAAAGCGCAGCAGTCACTGCACTTTCCTGGCTACCCAAGGCTCCTTGATCCGGCCACTTTCTTCTGTAGCGAATGACAGAGCAGCGGAAGAATAAATGAGTAGTCCGCTAGCACTGCGCATTGTATCCTGCAGTTCCAGGCCTTTTCACAAACATTACATTTGAACGCCAAACCTTCTCCACCCTCCATTCAGAGGCTGTGTGAGGCGAACAAAACAACTATCAACTGTTCACACATCAAATAAATCAGTCGTTCCTTTGAGAGATGTCTTTATtcaaaaaacacatttatttaataGACATGCATAAGTATTAATTTCTTCAAACTATAATAAATTGTCTAACCAGGGGTTGAAAAATCACCATCCTTAATTTAgctactttttattattactattaaaaGCTATACATTGAAATTGAATAAAAACTACACAGATAAA is a genomic window containing:
- the LOC110501922 gene encoding nuclear factor erythroid 2-related factor 2 isoform X2, which gives rise to MLLQRGIPGGPSGVATVYTREDIDIDLIDILWRQDIDLGAGREVFDYCQRQKEHELQQQREQEEDKRLQQQREQEKALLAQLQLDEETGEFVPRLATSGQPLQTATSAAPSQVIQDVSFTVDGDAMSFDECMQLLAETFPLVEATETTSSCLDAAVALAPNSSHIMMKSDPPALTQLPLLTAPLLSQRTSPDLEQAWMELLSLPELQQCLNMQMEDTRELTGGYLPTNTTPEVQDPNYSFYPLPNLEEVASNTADVCPPEFINTFEESFPNIAPLDHLNQMTLKAPDLNTHFSADTFCDIFYPDVVNTKVTSVTLPCGQGNGGNSLAEIPNKPIFTPMELQDLSPGDTFDRDNKPEIMTECPDSDSGVSVEASSYSSSPEKSMYGDRSFGGYSDSDMDEMDSNPGSAQSDYSEMFSLSFQPDGLQTPISVLPQQRDKEPKHGKTEPDDETGHSESPFTKDKKRRRSEKRLSRDEQRAKALQIPFTVDMIIDLPVDDFNEMMSKHQLNEAQLALVRDIRRRGKNKVAAQNCRKRKMENITELEYDLDSLKEEKERLQTEKTKNDSSLRKMKQQLNTLYLEVFSLLRDEEGKPYSPLEYSLQQTTDGTVFLVPRIKKTLSKKKDS
- the LOC110501922 gene encoding nuclear factor erythroid 2-related factor 2 isoform X3, whose product is MMEIEMPKIHPSQQDIDLIDILWRQDIDLGAGREVFDYCQRQKEHELQQQREQEEDKRLQQQREQEKALLAQLQLDEETGEFVPRLATSGQPLQTATSAAPSQVIQDVSFTVDGDAMSFDECMQLLAETFPLVEATETTSSCLDAAVALAPNSSHIMMKSDPPALTQLPLLTAPLLSQRTSPDLEQAWMELLSLPELQQCLNMQMEDTRELTGGYLPTNTTPEVQDPNYSFYPLPNLEEVASNTADVCPPEFINTFEESFPNIAPLDHLNQMTLKAPDLNTHFSADTFCDIFYPDVVNTKVTSVTLPCGQGNGGNSLAEIPNKPIFTPMELQDLSPGDTFDRDNKPEIMTECPDSDSGVSVEASSYSSSPEKSMYGDRSFGGYSDSDMDEMDSNPGSAQSDYSEMFSLSFQPDGLQTPISVLPQQRDKEPKHGKTEPDDETGHSESPFTKDKKRRRSEKRLSRDEQRAKALQIPFTVDMIIDLPVDDFNEMMSKHQLNEAQLALVRDIRRRGKNKVAAQNCRKRKMENITELEYDLDSLKEEKERLQTEKTKNDSSLRKMKQQLNTLYLEVFSLLRDEEGKPYSPLEYSLQQTTDGTVFLVPRIKKTLSKKKDS
- the LOC110501922 gene encoding nuclear factor erythroid 2-related factor 2 isoform X1, with product MMEIEMPKIHPSQQSTDAFIENSAKSWLEVWPVHPTQFRVGEKITDIDLIDILWRQDIDLGAGREVFDYCQRQKEHELQQQREQEEDKRLQQQREQEKALLAQLQLDEETGEFVPRLATSGQPLQTATSAAPSQVIQDVSFTVDGDAMSFDECMQLLAETFPLVEATETTSSCLDAAVALAPNSSHIMMKSDPPALTQLPLLTAPLLSQRTSPDLEQAWMELLSLPELQQCLNMQMEDTRELTGGYLPTNTTPEVQDPNYSFYPLPNLEEVASNTADVCPPEFINTFEESFPNIAPLDHLNQMTLKAPDLNTHFSADTFCDIFYPDVVNTKVTSVTLPCGQGNGGNSLAEIPNKPIFTPMELQDLSPGDTFDRDNKPEIMTECPDSDSGVSVEASSYSSSPEKSMYGDRSFGGYSDSDMDEMDSNPGSAQSDYSEMFSLSFQPDGLQTPISVLPQQRDKEPKHGKTEPDDETGHSESPFTKDKKRRRSEKRLSRDEQRAKALQIPFTVDMIIDLPVDDFNEMMSKHQLNEAQLALVRDIRRRGKNKVAAQNCRKRKMENITELEYDLDSLKEEKERLQTEKTKNDSSLRKMKQQLNTLYLEVFSLLRDEEGKPYSPLEYSLQQTTDGTVFLVPRIKKTLSKKKDS